In one Sulfitobacter sp. LCG007 genomic region, the following are encoded:
- a CDS encoding cytochrome ubiquinol oxidase subunit I, with protein MPDAMTAELLARIQFAFTVSFHIVFPAFSIGLASYLAVLNGLWLWTRDEAYHTLFNYWKKIFAVAFGMGVVSGLVMSYQFGTNWSVFADKAGPVVGPLMAYEVLSAFFLEAGFLGIMLFGRNRVGDGLHMAATAMVAFGTLLSATWILSVNSWMHTPAGYGINDVGQFVPVDWWKIVFNPSFPYRLVHMVLAAYLTTALVVGAVAAWHLLHDNRNRAARRSFSMSMWMLCIVTPLQIFAGDQHGLNTLEHQPAKVMAMEGHYDSHPDGAPLILFGIPNSEEKRVDYAVQIPKLSSLILKHDLNAPLAGLDTIPEADQPPVGIVFWSFRVMISLGFLMLGLGFWGLWARMRDRLYDAPWLHRAAVAMGPAGFVAVLAGWITTEVGRQPFTVYGLLRTADSLAPVQAPAVAASLIAFVVVYFFVFGAGVYYILRMMAKEPTPAARLGLRDGPVRAAGSVAAHDDDQNPAMAE; from the coding sequence ATGCCGGATGCAATGACCGCGGAACTGCTGGCGAGGATCCAGTTCGCCTTCACCGTTTCGTTCCATATCGTCTTCCCCGCCTTCTCGATCGGTCTGGCAAGCTATCTCGCGGTGCTCAACGGCCTCTGGCTCTGGACCCGCGACGAGGCCTACCACACGCTTTTCAACTACTGGAAAAAGATCTTCGCCGTGGCATTCGGCATGGGGGTCGTTTCGGGACTGGTGATGTCCTACCAGTTCGGCACGAACTGGTCGGTCTTCGCCGACAAGGCCGGGCCAGTGGTCGGACCGCTGATGGCCTACGAGGTGCTCTCTGCCTTCTTCCTTGAGGCCGGCTTCCTCGGCATCATGCTGTTCGGGCGCAATCGCGTCGGCGACGGCCTGCACATGGCTGCAACCGCCATGGTGGCCTTCGGCACGCTGCTGTCGGCCACATGGATCCTGTCGGTCAACAGCTGGATGCATACGCCGGCAGGCTACGGCATCAACGACGTCGGTCAGTTCGTTCCGGTCGACTGGTGGAAGATCGTCTTCAATCCGTCCTTCCCCTACAGGCTCGTGCACATGGTGCTTGCCGCCTATCTCACCACGGCGCTTGTGGTCGGAGCCGTCGCCGCATGGCACCTTCTGCACGACAACCGCAACCGCGCCGCGCGCCGCTCGTTCTCCATGTCGATGTGGATGCTCTGCATCGTCACGCCGCTGCAGATATTCGCCGGCGACCAGCACGGGCTGAACACGCTCGAGCACCAGCCCGCCAAGGTCATGGCGATGGAGGGCCATTACGACAGCCATCCCGACGGCGCGCCCCTGATCCTCTTCGGCATCCCCAACTCCGAGGAAAAGCGGGTGGACTATGCGGTACAGATCCCGAAGCTCTCCTCTCTCATCCTCAAGCATGACCTGAACGCGCCGCTGGCGGGGCTCGACACCATTCCGGAGGCCGACCAGCCGCCTGTCGGCATCGTCTTCTGGTCCTTCCGGGTGATGATCTCGCTCGGCTTCCTAATGCTCGGCCTCGGCTTCTGGGGCCTCTGGGCGCGGATGCGGGATCGCCTTTACGACGCGCCCTGGCTTCACCGCGCCGCGGTGGCGATGGGGCCGGCGGGCTTCGTCGCGGTTCTGGCAGGCTGGATCACGACCGAGGTCGGGCGCCAGCCCTTCACCGTCTACGGGCTCTTGCGCACCGCCGACAGCCTCGCTCCGGTGCAGGCGCCTGCTGTCGCGGCCTCGCTCATCGCCTTTGTGGTGGTCTACTTCTTCGTCTTCGGGGCGGGCGTCTATTACATCCTTCGGATGATGGCCAAGGAGCCGACCCCCGCCGCCCGGCTTGGATTGCGCGACGGTCCCGTTCGCGCCGCGGGCAGCGTGGCGGCACATGACGACGACCAGAACCCCGCAATGGCGGAATAG
- a CDS encoding CaiB/BaiF CoA transferase family protein yields the protein MGALDGLRIVEMDAIGPVPLAGGLLADMGADIIRIARVGGQAAYDDLGEAILHRGRPGIELDLKTDGGRETALELISTADALIEGFRPGVMERLGLGPDVCLARNPGLVYARMTGWGQTGPRAARAGHDINYIAIAGALGLMGAPDRPPEPPLNLVGDYGGGALFLALGVMAGVHAAQRTGRGQTVDVAMTDGTARLLSLFVSLSQTGAWTSERGANLLDGGAPFYRCYACADCRHVAVGALEPQFFASLLAGLGLPDRAFVQYDRACWPAMRDRFEEIFAGRTRDDWNGIFAQTDACVTPVLSLEEAMADAHNRARATYAPFEGLAQPGPAPRFEITKSSLRPASIIDAETALARWKGPA from the coding sequence ATGGGCGCCCTGGACGGATTGAGGATCGTCGAAATGGATGCCATCGGCCCGGTGCCGCTGGCAGGCGGTCTGCTTGCCGACATGGGGGCCGACATCATCCGCATCGCGCGAGTGGGCGGGCAGGCGGCATATGACGATCTCGGAGAGGCGATCCTTCACCGTGGCCGTCCCGGGATTGAACTGGATCTGAAGACGGACGGGGGCAGGGAAACCGCGCTCGAACTCATTTCAACAGCGGATGCGCTCATCGAGGGCTTCCGGCCCGGCGTGATGGAGCGGCTCGGTCTGGGCCCCGACGTCTGCCTGGCGCGAAATCCGGGTCTTGTTTACGCCAGGATGACCGGCTGGGGCCAGACCGGTCCGCGCGCCGCCCGTGCCGGACATGACATCAACTACATTGCGATTGCAGGGGCGCTGGGGCTGATGGGCGCACCCGACCGCCCGCCGGAACCGCCGCTGAATCTGGTAGGGGATTATGGCGGCGGCGCGCTTTTTCTTGCGCTGGGTGTCATGGCCGGCGTCCACGCCGCGCAGCGGACGGGCCGGGGGCAGACCGTCGACGTCGCGATGACGGACGGCACGGCGCGTCTGCTGAGCCTGTTCGTTTCGCTGAGCCAGACCGGTGCGTGGACGTCGGAGCGCGGCGCGAACCTTCTGGACGGCGGTGCGCCGTTCTATCGGTGCTATGCCTGCGCGGACTGCCGGCATGTGGCTGTCGGTGCGCTCGAGCCGCAGTTCTTCGCCAGTCTGCTCGCGGGTCTGGGCCTGCCGGATCGTGCGTTCGTTCAGTACGACCGCGCGTGCTGGCCAGCGATGCGGGACAGGTTCGAAGAGATCTTCGCCGGCCGGACGCGCGACGACTGGAACGGGATCTTCGCGCAGACCGACGCCTGCGTCACGCCTGTGCTTTCCCTGGAAGAGGCGATGGCTGACGCCCACAACCGCGCACGCGCCACCTATGCGCCCTTCGAAGGCCTCGCTCAGCCGGGGCCCGCGCCGCGCTTCGAGATCACGAAATCCTCGCTGCGGCCTGCGTCGATCATCGACGCCGAGACGGCTCTGGCGCGCTGGAAAGGACCGGCTTAG